Sequence from the Chanodichthys erythropterus isolate Z2021 chromosome 12, ASM2448905v1, whole genome shotgun sequence genome:
TTATCCagtttgtgcatgtgtgttttgaTGTTGTGTGTTGTCATGTGCACATTTAAGACTAAGATAACCAAAGTGCCTGTGAGAGTTCTGGTACTGGATTTCCAGATTAGTGATGCATATAACTTGGAGTCTGTATCCAAGCATGGCATTAGTAAGTGATGGTGATCATCTCGATGCATTTCCTTTGAGTACTCAAGCACAAATGGACACTCAGATGACGAGAATCATGACTTGTGTTTCTGTAGCAATAGAAGTCGGGCCACAGCCGCATGGTGTCATCAGGGCTGACATCTATTTCATTATGAAAGAGGCCGTCGACATGACAATCGACTGGATCCACAAATTCAACTCAGGTACTGTAAGACCTAAACAAACGTGGCTTACTTGTGTATTTTCTGCAATACTACATtagtaaatgtgttttattttgttttcaggaACAGTATTTGAAGGCGGAGATATGGAAGCCTTCAAGTTTATCAAAAGTATTGATTATCCCAGAAATCCCAAGACTCGGACTCTCACAGCTGCCATTCATCCTCAGCTGCAGGTGCTGATCGTTCTgctgttttattatattaacaCACAGAATCAGCCAAATTGTTGTGGACCTCATGAACATGAACAAGTCATAAAAAATAAGCTTATTTTAGGGCCTTTATTTTTTAACCCTTTTTTCTTAGAGTAAAGGAGAAAAAATATCTAATTCTAATTATTGTAATctgaaaaaaagataaaatgttAAAGGGAAAAATcttgtatggcttaatataacATGAATGATGTCTCTTACTTAAATGTAGTAGGAAACCCATAAAAGATTtacactatttaaaaaaatccatgacATATTTTGGACAATGGGGGGCGGCATTTTGTTTAGGTGCACAGTGTATTCTACCTTGATGATGGAAAATGGTTGCACTCGGTGAGCTATTGACGCTACCCTGTTGTAACGCAACACAActtggaatataatatacaatgccACATTATGcagcttttggttgtaattttcagtcAAAGGGCAACAAGAGAAGTGATGCAAGTCTTCACTGCTTTACTAGCGATAAGAAGAGGAGAAAAGAATGGGAAGTTGTGAAGAATGTGGACGAATAAAACTTCCTAAAGAACCACATCTTTGTTCTCTCCAATTTAGCCCTGATTCCTTTGATAATTTTTCATCTGTATACTTTACGTTTGTCATGGATCCATTGCCAACTCAAGTCTTAATACCCGGGGGGTTTCTTTTAAAACACGATCAGCCTTTTCAATTTGAGCCAGAGCGCAAAATTCGTGAGGATGTAAACATCGAAGATGCGCAATTTCTCTGTGGCTACTGCTATTGGATCGAACTAGTGTTGTATGATTGACGTGTAAAAATCATCTGatatgtaatgcattacacaGTTAAACGTGCTTTATGCTATCACAGATATCCTGTGCATCACAGCAGACATGAGCTTTGAGGCAGTCTGTCTCAATCGAGATGTGTTATGGGCTGTCCTTGTCAGTCTCTACAACAGGCGCGGAATTTGGTTAAAGCCTACACTTATATCCATCGCCAACCCTAAGCTCTTTCAGTAGCTGTGGTCTACTAAAAGCCTCAAAGGCTCTAGGGCCAAAGTGGAGAGAACATTCTTCACAACTTCCTATTCTTTTCTCCTCTTCTTATCGCTAGTAAAGCAGTGAAGACTTAAATCACTTCCCTTGTTGCCCTTCgactgaaaattacaaccaaaacctgcacaatgtggcattgtatattatattgcgaGGTGTGTTGcagtaaaaatagcaacagggTAGCGTCAGTAGCTCACTGCAATGCACTGTGCACCTAAACAAAAtggcaccccccccccccccccattgtCCAAAATATGTCAATATCTTAATGGGTGCAATATCAATACCAATATTAAATAAGTCAaataatgcaatatatataGGTCTTTTTTTGGGGAGGTGGATAAAATGTGATGGTCATTTTATGTGAAATTGATCGAAAAActtattttctttatctttttttctAGGACAGAGATTTCTGTCTCCTCAAGCGGGGTGAccctttgtttttgttattttctggAGAAACCGTGAAGTACGAAGAAGAAGAGCCACTTCATCCTTTCTTTATCAATGAGTGTGCTTACTATGAAAAGGGAATCGCTTTTCACTTGGCAAAAAGGTTGACACTGACGATTCCAACGGTGCAAGTGCAGAAACACTGAAGAACAGAGGAAAAGATCTGTATGATTACCGAAATATCTAATATCAATCAGATGATTTCACAACACAGAATGTctcaaatgatttaaaaaaaaatgttcaatcaTTTATAACTCAGGTATACAGTATGTAATTATTTGTAGCTTTATGAAAATTAAATGCTAATTTTCATCTGCTACTAAACTTAGGAAAATTGCAAATAATTGTAAAATCGTGCTTACACAGCAAAACAGACTTGTCCATTTTGTAAAAAGGAGAAAATGCATATCTTTGTTCTTTGCATAGCCATGCATTCAAtcacaaattacttttttagcACAAATTCATCTACAACATCCTTTACAAAAAACAAGTATACttcaagttaattttattaagtatACTGAAGTTAacttttatgtatattttaaagtatactaATATCAATTTACTAGTATTTTACctgtaaatgtacttttttaatACTACTTGGGACGAAATTGGCCCACTTTTTAGtgtataaaagtatactttttaagtatactttaagtATAACAGTAGTAAACCTTGAGTACACAACTAGTTTACAACTTATTCATGGCACAGTGTTTCTCCTGTTTTCCTCCTCAGTCTTGTTGGGAATGTTGAGGCGGTTTCATCTAATTTAAAACTAGTATAATCATCAAGTGATTTGTGGTTTGTAACAATGAGGTGTGTGTCGAATTGAAACACCTCTCACTGGATGTCGCAACGCTGTTTAATAATGGTATCCGTGACCGGGAATAAACGCAGCTCCTTTAAGCTTTCGTTCCATTATCCACTGGGCTGTGTTGCGTATTCAAAGTAAACTAGTGAAACACCTGAGAACACCGCTATTTGTTCTGTGTTTGCTGTTTGAGAAACCACTTCAGATGATTCAGTGACATAGTGGTCCGAAcgaatttaaataatttcagaTCGTTATGCAAGTGTGTTTGCCCAGTAATTAAATTAACAATGTTTCCGCATTCTCTGCAGAAACAAGAAATTCACGCCTGTCAGCAAAACGCATCATCTGGGGGACTATAGACAGCTCCAGGGCTTTCGTGAAAACTACAGATTATACTTTGCATTTTTGTATCCCCGCCCACAGACAGTTGGATTGGAAAAGGATTATTAACAAAACAGTTATTGTAAGGGTAAATTTATCACTGAAAATTATGTTGTACTCAGTTCTTCACTATAAACAGCATTATGGTAAAAATAGAACACCATGGCAGCAGCTTTCTTACCTATACGCAACAGAGTTTTGCTTGGGGGGTTGGGCTTAATTTTCTAGGGGTTTTTTTCTACTCCGTTTGGCCTAAAACAGTGTTCATGGTCATCCAGTTTTAAATGTTGATTACAAACACGTTTGTCATGTTAATAATTTTGCATATTGTTGGGCTTTTGCAGTTTAtggtaatattaataaatatttttgtttcattttaaggATCATTTACGTTTTCTTGAGTCTTGAAACAAAACCAGTTGTGAATCTCTGATCAAACTGATGGTATGAAAAAGTACATAAAACTGACAAACAGGTCACTGCAGACTGCATCAAACATTTTGTGTCTATATTTCAGATTAAATGTACTTATTAGGGGTCCTCAAACTTCAAACGTCCTtaacttcatcaaaaagatttgGTCTTACCTAGGACTGAGAGCGCTGTGTGACGGTCAGAAGTTTCAAGGTGGAGTCCTCACCAGCTCAGTCAGGTCCGGTGCTCTTGAGGCTTGATAGGGTAAAGTAATTGCAGGTTCAGATAATAGTCTTATGTAAAAATAACTTCACTCTGAGTCTTGTTTATAATGGTTTATGAATCGCCAAATACAATGGCTTCGGTTTAATAACaagaaacagaaaataaaagttacaaaaaacataaaagtgAGTAAAGTCTTCACCCAAGGTGTAGCAATTTCTTATTGTACAACTTCCAGTATATATAGTCTGATCACATCCTTTTCCTGACATAAAAACATCTCCTTGTTTGTCAAAGTGTAAGATACAAAGGTCATCCACAGGTTACACACGCGCTGCACGTCTTAACACATGTTGTTAGCTTGGCCCCAACGGCCTTTCACACTCGGTATTCTAATTCCTCAAAAAGGCACATAGCTTGCActaaaaaatacacatttcagtTAACTTGTGGTAAAAAACATAAGTTAACTTTGCATTAAACACACCCATTTTTGCTAACTTGCAGAAAAACATATATCTTTGTTGACATTAGTTCCTCTTAATGCCTCTCGCCTAGCAACTGAAACATACATTGTGGTTAGCTAAGCTCATCACTTCTAgaagaaaaaatatgaaaaaaaataacgaaTACATTTTTGGCCAGTATGCACTCTTTAAACTTTTGGCCTTTACACACAGTAATCAGAATCAACTGGCGCTGAAACTTTTGTGTTCAAAGCTTCAACCTCGTTTGTAATCTGTTCCAGGTCACACATAAAAGTATTCAACATACATGATTGTTTAATAAGCATGATTAACCTCAAATTAATTCTTTGCTGTTCTCTCAGTAATTTAAGCATTTCTTTGGCTTTCGGATCCATCCTTGTCTCTTCCACTCTCGTGATTCGTCTTGTCTTCCTCATCTTGTTCTTGTTTCTTCTCGATTTCATCTTGTTCGTTTTGCAAACCTTGAGTAATCAAATTGACCATATCAACTATAGGCCTCTGCTGATGAATTGGTACTTTTGGTAGGAAATTTTCAGTACAGTTCATATCTATAATTGTCTCCACAACAATTTTTaagattttggatgcagcccaTGTGAAAACGAGTATCTGTACAACATTTTCTGAAAAGCAGTTACAAAGTGGTAGTATAAGCAACTTTAacagttttatatttatatttaaaatgaatccaccattctaattttctgaaaaacctacttttttaaACTCGTCCTTTTGGTCCAATTTGCATGAAATTGGTTGTTAATCATCAAGAGGTGCTAAACTTTATTCATTTAATCGTTTAGCAAATACAGGCTGATATATTTCACAAAACTTGATACACATGGACAACAGAACATTATGAGAAAACCTGCAACATTTTCTGAATTTTCAATGCTAGGTGGCACTATAAGATAACACGATCATATAATAGGGCAACTTTGAACAAGTAAGTTAAAATCTGACACAAGCACAGATATCACAGGTCTGTTTCTTTCAAAAGTAGTTCATTTGGGTCAGTTTTTCCACATGTGCTTGGACACTGACAATTGCTGCTTGCCTCTATATTTTTATTGATCTTATTCTGTTGAGTCATGAGAGCTGGATTTTTAGTGTCTGCAACAGCAGCTGTTCATGCCCTAGGGGAATAGGAGGAAACTGTGACAGGAAATAGTGGTTTATTACGAAGTGCGTCTCCGCCTTTCTCAGTCATTATGAACAGTAATAATGTTTAGGTAATAGTCTATAAGTTCTGCAGTCCTCTCAGTTGTCATGTTTCTCCTCCCCCTCTTGCTTTTCCTCCACACACTCTCTTTTTAGCACATGCATGAGTCAGCAAAACACCGGCTTCATGCGGGAGCTT
This genomic interval carries:
- the LOC137032987 gene encoding N-acyl-aromatic-L-amino acid amidohydrolase (carboxylate-forming) B-like isoform X2; amino-acid sequence: MASAFLPALGRLAVCGGTHGNELSGVYLVQEMERQRKEKGEDAWPIPITTVLSNPRAVKECRRYIDTDMNRCFSRATLSSPITDSSPYELQRAQELNNLLGPKESADAIDMICDLHNTTSNMGLTLIHYTSSDWVNLHICKYLQTKITKVPVRVLVLDFQISDAYNLESVSKHGITIEVGPQPHGVIRADIYFIMKEAVDMTIDWIHKFNSGTVFEGGDMEAFKFIKSIDYPRNPKTRTLTAAIHPQLQDRDFCLLKRGDPLFLLFSGETVKYEEEEPLHPFFINECAYYEKGIAFHLAKRLTLTIPTVQVQKH
- the LOC137032987 gene encoding N-acyl-aromatic-L-amino acid amidohydrolase (carboxylate-forming) B-like isoform X1 → MRTFLKMASAFLPALGRLAVCGGTHGNELSGVYLVQEMERQRKEKGEDAWPIPITTVLSNPRAVKECRRYIDTDMNRCFSRATLSSPITDSSPYELQRAQELNNLLGPKESADAIDMICDLHNTTSNMGLTLIHYTSSDWVNLHICKYLQTKITKVPVRVLVLDFQISDAYNLESVSKHGITIEVGPQPHGVIRADIYFIMKEAVDMTIDWIHKFNSGTVFEGGDMEAFKFIKSIDYPRNPKTRTLTAAIHPQLQDRDFCLLKRGDPLFLLFSGETVKYEEEEPLHPFFINECAYYEKGIAFHLAKRLTLTIPTVQVQKH